The genomic interval ATTAAGTTCGCGCAGCAGGGTGTCGCGGGATACGTGGGCGGAGTTGTATATAACCGGGTCAAACAACAGGCCGACCACCTGCCAGGTGGTATCGCCCTTAACCCCGTGATTGACTTTTACCCAGTCGCCCACGCCCACCCCGGCCTCCTCGGCCAATTCTTGGTTAAGCACCATCGCGCTGGTATCGCCGGGTTGCAGCCAGCGGCCGGCCCGGAGTTGCGGGCCATACAAGTTGGTGGGCAGGGGCACGCCAAACACGTTCGCTTCTTTATCATCATCCGACTCCTCGCGGCCCGCCGGCCGGATGTGCCCACCTTCCAGGTGCCACATCTCCACGGCCTTTACGTCGGGATGGGCCAGAGCCAGTGTTTCAACTCGCCCAATACGTTCCGGGTCTTCAAACACCAGGCTGACGTTGAATTTGAGAATGGAGAAGAGGAAGTCGCCAAAGGTGTAGGCAGTTGAATCCCACACGCTGAGCACCATCATAAAAATCAGGCCACTGAGCACCAGCGAAATTTGGGTTAAGATCACTCGCCCCCGGTGGCGAAAAGTGTTGCTGATGGTCAACACTGCCAGGCGCGACAGCCAGCTCATTTTGGCCAGCAGCCGGTCTAGCAGGCTGGTGGCAGCCCGCAAACCATAGGTACTGATAGCCTCGCGCACGGTAACGCGCGCGCCGCCCAGCACCGGCAGCAGCGATACCAACAGCGGGGTAATTAACGAAATTGCCGCCTGCGCCCAAATAGCCGTTGGGTCTATGCTAAACGGGCCGGGTTCGGCGTTAAAGGCGGCCATTAAAAATACATTCATTTGCCAACCGGCCAGCACGCCCAACGGCGCGGCAATGACCAACGCCAGCAGGCCGTAGGCAAACACATTGCTCAAGTAAACGGCGATAATTTGCCAGGTGTTGGCTCCAATGGCCTTCATAATGCCAATTTGGTCGGTTTGTTGGCTGATGATGGCGTTAATGGTGTTGTATACCAAAAACAAGCCTAGCAATAGGGCCAGCACGGCCATAATGCCCAGCACCAAAAAGATGCCGTCCATGGGGTCTTGAAAAAAGTGCTTGTTGGGGTCGCCCACCCGGTCGCCCTCGGGCGCCGATGCGCCGCCGGAATCAACATCTTCTTTTTCCAACTTGCGTTCAATTTTGTTGGCCAGGCCAATCAGTTT from Anaerolineae bacterium carries:
- a CDS encoding ABC transporter permease; the protein is MSVIIYKIWRDLWAQKARTLQVVLIIAMGAFAIGMIITTRNLMIPGMEQLWQDCNPAMITMWADPPVDDDTITAIKGIEGIENAEGFADTSLEWRLDLADPWSGGELRMRNDYEQQTYTTLNLLSGRWPTDKFFAIGQGTDTQYGIQEGQTVYIRVNDHETTVKISGIVYDPVIQPPSFGGPAQFYAPRDRFGELTGDRNFNRIMAGAAQFDRPKLIGLANKIERKLEKEDVDSGGASAPEGDRVGDPNKHFFQDPMDGIFLVLGIMAVLALLLGLFLVYNTINAIISQQTDQIGIMKAIGANTWQIIAVYLSNVFAYGLLALVIAAPLGVLAGWQMNVFLMAAFNAEPGPFSIDPTAIWAQAAISLITPLLVSLLPVLGGARVTVREAISTYGLRAATSLLDRLLAKMSWLSRLAVLTISNTFRHRGRVILTQISLVLSGLIFMMVLSVWDSTAYTFGDFLFSILKFNVSLVFEDPERIGRVETLALAHPDVKAVEMWHLEGGHIRPAGREESDDDKEANVFGVPLPTNLYGPQLRAGRWLQPGDTSAMVLNQELAEEAGVGVGDWVKVNHGVKGDTTWQVVGLLFDPVIYNSAHVSRDTLLRELN